One genomic segment of Primulina tabacum isolate GXHZ01 chromosome 9, ASM2559414v2, whole genome shotgun sequence includes these proteins:
- the LOC142556487 gene encoding translocator protein homolog, which translates to MQYRKQKRTGMAARGLRSLAIAIILPLSLTVLDIILFGSGDRFRSMQRHPYFPPMWALHSAWLVAAFLSGLSAWLFWVDGGFHHQPGALFLYLGQLALSLGWYPIVFGAGAIRVGLVLCAALFGSLIACSRIFKNVNPIAGDLFKPCLLWGMLLAVVNVRLVYQW; encoded by the coding sequence ATGCAATACAGAAAACAGAAGAGAACCGGCATGGCCGCGCGCGGCCTCCGCTCGTTGGCCATCGCCATCATCTTGCCACTGTCCCTCACCGTCCTCGACATCATCCTTTTCGGGTCCGGAGACCGCTTTCGCTCCATGCAAAGGCATCCCTACTTTCCTCCCATGTGGGCTTTACACTCCGCTTGGTTGGTCGCGGCGTTTCTTTCCGGCCTCTCCGCTTGGCTTTTTTGGGTGGACGGCGGGTTCCACCACCAACCAGGAGCGTTGTTCCTGTACTTGGGCCAGCTTGCGCTCAGCCTGGGATGGTACCCGATTGTGTTCGGGGCTGGGGCTATACGGGTTGGGTTGGTCTTGTGTGCCGCATTGTTTGGGTCGCTGATCGCGTGCTCTCGGATCTTCAAGAATGTGAACCCCATCGCGGGTGATTTGTTTAAGCCGTGCTTGCTTTGGGGGATGCTTCTGGCTGTTGTAAATGTTAGGCTTGTGTACCAATGGTGA
- the LOC142556604 gene encoding translocase of chloroplast 159, chloroplastic gives MDSKEGNWNPTSEAASDSSVSSVSPSPYSTQNENLQKTNDANDDNDVKSKNIGGSSVFDDEEEGGYVSGKEEFEAGLDRPDGASNEGELIGEGNFDGPRFVDASGVSDEKVETLPVSGVLVGADDVENINKAAEGKESGLVQDSGSVSAAADIVNGAELKGVVGSAGKGEIKSGGEVQGGNSVEESEERGKIGNLSTKDAVILPENKEVAVGLMEESNVVGPGDVKFTSEGDSVVDTIQVDAAGPGVAVVGETEENGDAKTKEMDAGACVGPTEESKVVGHGDSVGDTIQVDGADPGVAVVGEMKENGDVKTEEVDASAVGSTEESKVVGPGDVKFTSEGDSVVVTIQVDAAGPGVAVVGETEENGDVKTEEMDAPVVSGNGDKETVSTGEVGNADPEERKPLQSATGSNTDEKLGQGVATDLINGVDSVDRSGSLNVEKEEEGFKPVIVSEAVEKGTTCNVDSDREVMPTNESLQTNHEHNSGVNKLADGVSNESKQTDSVESKAVHPQEITELEGEVVEPVDSISEGDTDGMIFGSSEAARKFIEELEQESGVGSHAGADGTFEQSQRVDGQIVTDSEEDADTDDEGDGKGLFDSAALAALLKAATGAVDTDGGSITITSQDGSRLFSVERPAGLGSSLRSLRPAPAPTTRPNQPNLFSPSTFTGGGESEANLSEEEKKKLENLQKIRVKFLRLVHRLGVSPEESVAAQVLYRLAIIGGRQNNQIFSLDTAKRMALQLEEDERESLDFSINILVLGKSGLGKSATINSIFGQDMSPIDAFEVGTASVKGISGFVDGVKVCIVDTPGLKSSAMEQAFNRNVLTSAKKFTKKCPPDVMLYVDRLDAQTRDLNDLPLLRTITSALGPSIWRSAIVTLTHAASAPPDGPSGTPLSYEVFVTQRSHILQQSIGHAVGDLRMMSPSLMNPVSLVENHTSCRKNREGQKILPNGQSWRPQLLLLCYAMKILSEANSLSKPQDPFDHRKIFGLRARSPPLPYMLSTMLQSRAHPKLPSDQGGDSVDSDVDLDELSDSDNEEEDEYDQLPPFRPLKRAQLAKLGKEQRKAYFEEYDYRVKILQKKQWKEELKRLREIKKKGTNAATGFGAEDDTDPGASAPIAVPLPDMALPPSFDGDNPSHRYRFLEPTSQFLARPVLDTHGWDHDCGYDGVNLEHSLAIANRFPAVYTIQITKDKKDFSVSLDSSIAAKHGDNSMSTMAGFDIQSMGKQLAYIIRGETKSNKLKKNKAAAGISVTFLGDNVVPGIKVEDQITLGKQYVLVGGAGAVRSQNDTAYGANFELQHRENDYPIGQVQSTFSMSIIKWKGDLALGFNTLAQFSVGRNSKVAVRAGINNKLSGQVTVRTSSSEHISLALAAIIPTAISIYKKLWAGANEKYSIY, from the coding sequence ATGGACTCGAAAGAAGGAAACTGGAATCCCACCTCGGAGGCTGCTTCAGATTCTTCTGTTTCTTCTGTGTctccatctccttatagtacTCAAAATGAGAATTTGCAGAAAACGAATGATGCTAACGATGATAATGATGTTAAAAGTAAGAATATTGGTGGTAGTAGCGTTTTTGATGACGAGGAAGAGGGGGGTTATGTGAGTGGGAAAGAGGAGTTTGAAGCGGGTTTGGATCGCCCAGATGGAGCATCGAATGAGGGAGAGCTTATTGGGGAGGGGAATTTTGATGGCCCCCGCTTTGTGGATGCTTCGGGGGTATCTGATGAAAAGGTTGAAACTTTACCTGTTTCGGGGGTTTTGGTGGGTGCAGATGATGTCGAAAATATTAATAAGGCCGCGGAAGGGAAGGAGTCAGGGTTGGTTCAAGATTCTGGATCTGTTTCTGCTGCAGCTGATATTGTTAATGGTGCTGAGCTTAAGGGGGTTGTTGGTTCTGCAGGGAAGGGTGAAATAAAGAGTGGGGGTGAGGTTCAGGGTGGCAATTCAGTGGAGGAGTCCGAAGAGAGAGGCAAGATTGGAAATTTGAGTACTAAAGATGCGGTTATTTTACCAGAGAATAAGGAGGTTGCTGTTGGTCTGATGGAAGAATCGAATGTGGTTGGTCCTGGTGATGTGAAATTCACGTCAGAAGGGGATTCTGTTGTTGATACAATTCAGGTTGATGCTGCAGGTCCTGGAGTCGCTGTAGTTGGAGAGACGGAAGAAAATGGAGATGCAAAAACCAAAGAAATGGATGCCGGGGCATGTGTTGGTCCGACTGAAGAATCAAAAGTGGTTGGTCACGGGGATTCTGTTGGTGATACAATTCAGGTTGATGGTGCGGATCCCGGAGTCGCTGTAGTTGGAGAGATGAAAGAAAATGGAGATGTAAAAACCGAGGAAGTGGATGCCTCTGCTGTTGGTTCAACAGAAGAATCTAAAGTGGTTGGTCCGGGTGATGTGAAATTCACATCTGAAGGGGATTCTGTCGTTGTTACAATTCAGGTCGATGCTGCAGGTCCTGGAGTTGCTGTAGTTGGAGAGACAGAAGAAAATGGAGATGTAAAAACTGAGGAAATGGATGCGCCGGTTGTGAGTGGTAATGGTGATAAAGAAACAGTCAGCACTGGGGAAGTTGGTAATGCTGATCCTGAGGAGCGAAAGCCGCTTCAATCAGCCACTGGGTCGAACACGGATGAAAAGTTAGGTCAAGGAGTTGCTACAGATTTGATTAATGGAGTGGATTCTGTTGATAGAAGCGGGTCTCTGAATGTGGAAAAAGAAGAGGAAGGATTTAAGCCTGTTATTGTTTCTGAGGCAGTTGAGAAAGGCACCACATGCAACGTGGACTCTGATAGAGAGGTCATGCCTACTAATGAATCTCTGCAGACCAATCATGAGCATAATTCTGGTGTTAATAAACTAGCTGATGGAGTATCCAATGAATCAAAACAGACCGATTCTGTTGAATCTAAAGCTGTACATCCCCAGGAAATTACCGAATTGGAAGGTGAAGTAGTTGAGCCTGTTGATTCAATATCAGAAGGAGATACTGATGGTATGATCTTTGGGAGTTCTGAAGCTGCCAGAAAGTTCATTGAGGAATTGGAACAAGAATCCGGTGTGGGTTCTCATGCAGGTGCTGACGGTACTTTTGAGCAATCTCAAAGGGTTGATGGCCAAATTGTTACAGATTCGGAAGAAGACGCTGATACTGACGATGAAGGAGATGGTAAAGGGTTATTTGATTCAGCTGCATTGGCTGCACTATTGAAGGCTGCAACTGGTGCTGTTGACACAGATGGTGGTAGTATTACAATCACATCTCAAGATGGGTCTAGGCTTTTCTCTGTTGAGCGTCCTGCTGGTCTGGGATCTTCACTTCGGTCTTTGAGACCTGCCCCTGCTCCCACTACAAGACCAAACCAACCCAATCTTTTCAGTCCTTCAACGTTTACAGGTGGAGGGGAATCTGAAGCCAACTTGAGTgaagaagagaaaaagaaaCTGGAAAACTTGCAGAAAATCCGGGTAAAGTTTTTGAGGCTTGTTCATAGATTAGGCGTTTCTCCTGAGGAATCTGTGGCTGCACAGGTTTTATATCGGCTTGCGATTATTGGGGGAAGGCAAAACAACCAAATCTTTAGCCTGGATACTGCCAAGAGGATGGCGTTGCAGCTAGAAGAAGATGAAAGAGAGAGCTTGGATTTCTCCATTAATATTCTGGTTCTTGGAAAATCTGGACTGGGGAAAAGTGCTACCATAAATTCAATATTTGGACAGGATATGTCTCCAATTGATGCGTTTGAAGTGGGAACAGCATCCGTGAAAGGGATCTCTGGATTTGTTGATGGAGTTAAGGTTTGCATTGTTGACACACCTGGTCTCAAGTCTTCGGCAATGGAACAGGCTTTCAACCGAAATGTATTGACTTCTGCAAAGAAGTTCACAAAGAAATGTCCCCCGGATGTCATGCTTTATGTGGATCGGTTAGATGCACAAACTAGAGATCTTAATGACCTTCCACTCCTGAGGACTATCACAAGTGCTCTTGGCCCTTCTATCTGGCGAAGTGCCATTGTGACCCTCACTCATGCTGCTTCGGCACCACCAGATGGACCCTCTGGTACGCCTCTAAGCTATGAGGTTTTTGTCACTCAAAgatctcatattcttcagcagTCGATCGGGCATGCAGTAGGTGATCTACGGATGATGAGTCCGAGTCTGATGAATCCGGTTTCTCTCGTGGAAAACCATACGTCTTGTCGGAAAAACAGGGAGGGCCAGAAAATACTTCCTAATGGTCAGAGTTGGAGACCTCAGTTACTGTTGTTATGCTACGcgatgaaaattttatcagaaGCAAACTCACTCTCAAAACCTCAAGATCCATTTGACCATCGCAAGATTTTTGGTCTTCGGGCTCGCTCACCACCTCTTCCATACATGCTGTCAACAATGTTGCAGTCTCGTGCACACCCAAAACTTCCATCCGATCAGGGTGGAGATAGTGTTGATTCTGACGTGGACTTGGATGAGTTATCGGATTCTGACaatgaagaagaagatgagTATGATCAGCTTCCACCATTTAGGCCTCTCAAGAGAGCTCAGTTAGCCAAGCTCGGCAAGGAACAGCGGAAAGCATACTTTGAAGAGTATGATTACCGAGTAAAAATTCTCCAAAAGAAGCAGTGGAAAGAGGAGTTGAAAAGATTGAGAGAGATTAAAAAGAAAGGTACGAATGCTGCAACTGGCTTTGGTGCCGAGGATGATACTGATCCAGGAGCCTCAGCTCCTATAGCAGTTCCTCTACCAGACATGGCTCTGCCACCTTCATTTGATGGTGATAATCCATCTCACCGATATCGTTTCTTAGAGCCAACTTCACAGTTTCTTGCACGTCCTGTTCTTGATACTCATGGTTGGGACCATGACTGTGGCTATGATGGTGTCAACCTTGAACACAGCTTAGCTATTGCTAATCGTTTTCCAGCGGTATACACCATTCAAATCACCAAAGACAAGAAAGATTTCAGTGTCAGCTTAGATTCCTCTATTGCAGCCAAGCATGGAGATAATAGCATGTCAACCATGGCTGGCTTTGACATTCAGAGTATGGGAAAGCAACTCGCTTATATCATACGGGGAGAAACAAAATCTAATAAGTTGAAGAAGAATAAAGCTGCTGCCGGGATATCTGTGACATTTCTTGGGGATAATGTTGTCCCCGGTATCAAGGTTGAAGATCAGATTACACTAGGAAAACAATATGTTTTAGTAGGCGGAGCTGGTGCTGTCAGGTCTCAGAATGACACGGCATATGGTGCCAATTTTGAGCTGCAACACAGGGAGAATGATTATCCAATAGGCCAGGTTCAGTCCACGTTTAGCATGTCTATCATTAAATGGAAAGGCGATTTAGCACTAGGGTTCAACACACTGGCTCAGTTTTCTGTGGGTCGGAACTCGAAGGTGGCAGTTCGAGCTGGAATCAATAACAAGCTCAGTGGTCAGGTCACTGTGAGGACAAGCAGTTCGGAGCATATTTCTCTTGCACTAGCAGCCATAATTCCTACTGCCATTTCCATCTACAAAAAACTCTGGGCTGGTGCCAATGAGAAGTACTCAATCTATTAG
- the LOC142556842 gene encoding uncharacterized protein LOC142556842, translating into MHQFVQFCQQNQPRLHDQAQEHHIEANDRALERFLRFKPPKFEGKPDAYQAESWLSKINKIFYILNYSEEQKVNFSTYLFEEAAHNWWRTVEHKWTKNHTPKTWENFLQEFEGKYITQVILNTREREFMDLVQGDMTVAQYEAEFHRLIHYAPHYMEDEVRKRKKIVQGLKLDIRWATLSTEVTSYVSAVNQALRVEEDIKTLLKKEEEEKKIRKPNLFEDNNRKRKFEKRTQPVRQGEAVKGKVPKNNNKKCGYCGLPNHEEEKCWRKGGKCLICGSEQHRIQDCPKRTQKTQPTTKPKIPARAYALLRDKEEEVDPTAVVEGTVTILSSSAKTLFDPEATHSFISKVFVRKLPLLFEQLPYNFEICSPLGTTMITDIIYRNCPLNFQEKEYLADLIELHIKNYDIILGMDWLYRHQAQLNCYTKEVYLQTSHPIISKANHTMGIVSTAEARAILKDNGQGFLAYLINKPKDQIKISEISVVQEFPEVFPEEVNTLPPQRDV; encoded by the coding sequence atgcaTCAATTTGTGCAGTTTTGTCAACAAAATCAACCACGACTTCATGATCAAGCTCAAGAACATCACATTGAGGCAAATGATCGAGctcttgagagatttttgagattcaaGCCGCCAAAATTTGAAGGCAAACCAGATGCGTATCAAGCAGAATCTTGGCTaagcaaaatcaacaaaatattcTATATTCTTAATTATTCTGAAGAACAAAAGGTAAATTTTTCCACTTACTTATTTGAAGAAGCAGCTCATAACTGGTGGCGTACAGTGGAACATAAATGGACAAAGAACCACACCCCAAAAACGTGGGAAAATTTTCTGCAAGAGTTCGAAGGTAAATATATAACTCAAGTTATATTAAATACCCGAGAACGTGAATTTATGGATTTAGTCCAAGGTGACATGACCGTAGCTCAATATGAGGCAGAATTCCACCGTCTTATACATTATGCACCACATTACATGGAAGATGaggtaagaaaaagaaaaaaaattgttcaAGGATTAAAGCTCGATATTCGTTGGGCAACACTGTCCACAGAAGTTACCAGTTATGTCTCTGCTGTTAATCAAGCTTTACGAGTGGAAGAAGACATCAAGACACTTCTTAAAaaagaggaagaagaaaagaaaattagGAAGCCCAACCTTTTTGAAGATAACAACcggaaaagaaaatttgaaaagagAACACAACCAGTCAGGCAAGGAGAAGCTGTCAAAGGAAAAGTTCCaaaaaacaacaataaaaaGTGTGGATATTGTGGATTACCaaatcatgaagaagaaaagtGCTGGAGAAAAGGTGGGAAATGTCTTATTTGCGGAAGTGAGCAACACCGTATTCAAGATTGTCCAAAAAGAACGCAGAAGACTCAACCCACAACAAAGCCAAAGATACCTGCTCGAGCCTATGCCCTCTTACGAGacaaagaagaggaagttgACCCCACTGCAGTTGTAGAAGGTACTGTTACCATATTATCCAGTTCTGCAAAAACTTTATTTGATCCAGaagctactcattcttttatctcAAAAGTTTTTGTACGTAAATTACCACTGTTATTTGAGCAGCTACCATATAACTTCGAAATTTGCTCACCTTTAGGGACAACGATGATTACTGACATCATTTACAGAAACTGTCCCTTAAACTTCCAAGAAAAAGAATATCTAGCAGATTTGATTGAATTACATATCAAAAACTATGATAttattcttggaatggactggttataTAGACATCAAGCCCAACTCAATTGCTACACAAAAGAAGTTTATCTTCAAACTTCTCATCCCATCATTTCCAAAGCTAACCATACCATGGGAATAGTATCAACCGCAGAAGCTAGAGCTATACTGAAAGACAACGGACAAGGATTTCTagcttatttgataaataagcCAAAAGATCAAATCAAGATCTCAGAAATCTCAGTTGTACAAGAATTTCCAGAGGTTTTTCCTGAAGAGGTCAATACTTTACCTCCTCAGAGAGACGTATAA